A window from Salarias fasciatus chromosome 11, fSalaFa1.1, whole genome shotgun sequence encodes these proteins:
- the LOC115396936 gene encoding nuclear factor of activated T-cells, cytoplasmic 1 isoform X3: MQDFYSPCAHSNFSFGAAAKERTLQLLNSLTADMKSAEEDAYSYTPNVSLSLPLGMGNPCLATQYHTLQSSPVISVSSCHQTSYGFQNDNHAASGYYLPHGVRPNGAPALESPRIEITAYSQYPEDEENSSTEDHVIKRGVNSIVTLTLPNADGYRDPSCLSPASSISSRSCNSEASSYESGFYNYDNSPQNSPWQSPCVSPRGSSSLLSCPHASGPAGSPRHSPSTSPQIGAMAEEAWPAQPRGSRPNSPSCSGGNGGGSCGGGGGGGGGMGKRKYSFNGTNFRQTSPNQSPTPSPHGSPRVSVTDENWLVNTNQYTNSAIVAAINALTTDGVVDMGEGIPIKTRKTMLDHSPSMSLKMEPGGEELSPEGELCHEDYPSRMALKKENYCGGFLDVPQHPYSWSKPKPYLSPSLPALDWQLPSCSGPYNLQIEVQPKSHHRAHYETEGSRGAVKALSGGHPVVQLYGYMESEPLTLQLFIGTADDRLLRPHAFYQVHRITGKTVSTASHEVMQSNTKILEIPLLPENNMRAIIDCAGILKLRNSDIELRKGETDIGRKNTRVRLVFRVHINQPNGRTLSLQAASNPIECSQRSAQELPLVEKQSVDSYPATGGKMMLLSGLNFLPESKVVFVEKAQDGHHLWETEAKVDKDSVKSSALVVEIPPYRNQRISSPVHVNFYVCNGKRKRSQYQRFTYLPPNVNEIIRNDLSSISVHTHA; encoded by the exons ATGCAGGATTTCTACAGCCCGTGCGCTCATTCCAACTTCAGCTTTGGAGCCGCAGCCAAGGAGCGGACACTCCAGCTTCTCAACTCTCTCACCGCCGACATGAAGTCTGCAGAAGAAG ATGCATACAGCTACACACCAAACGTGAGCCTGTCCCTTCCGCTCGGTATGGGCAACCCCTGCCTGGCCACGCAGTACCACACCTTGCAGTCAAGCCCGGTCATCTCGGTCTCGTCTTGCCATCAGACGAGCTACGGCTTCCAAAATGACAACCACGCGGCATCGGGCTATTACCTGCCACACGGCGTGAGACCCAACGGGGCCCCGGCTCTGGAAAGTCCTCGCATCGAGATCACGGCGTACAGCCAGTACCCAGAAGACGAGGAGAACAGCAGCACGGAGGACCACGTCATCAAACGAGGCGTCAACTCCATCGTCACGCTCACGCTGCCCAACGCAGACGGCTACCGCGATCCCAGCTGCCTCAGTCCCGCCAGCAGCATCTCCTCGCGCAGCTGCAACTCCGAGGCCTCGTCCTACGAGTCCGGCTTTTACAACTACGACAACTCCCCGCAGAACTCCCCCTGGCAGTCACCTTGTGTGTCTCCCCGAGGGTCGTCTTCGCTTCTGTCGTGCCCACACGCCAGTGGCCCCGCAGGCTCCCCTCGCCACTcgccctccacctcccctcAGATAGGAGCCATGGCAGAAGAAGCCTGGCCGGCGCAGCCTCGTGGCTCCAGGCCCAACTCCCCGTCCTGCAGCGGAGGCAACGGAGGAGgcagctgcggcggcggcggtggcggtggcggcggcatGGGGAAGAGAAAGTACAGTTTTAACGGCACTAACTTCCGTCAGACGTCGCCCAACCAGTCGCCGACCCCGTCTCCACATGGCTCCCCCAGGGTCAGCGTCACCGATGAGAACTGGCTCGTCAACACCAACCAGTACACCAACTCCGCCATTGTGGCCGCCATCAATGCTCTGACCACAGACGGAGTGGTAGACATGGGCGAGGGAATCCCAATCAAGACCAGGAAGACCATGCTGGACCACTCCCCCTCCATGAGTCTGAAGATGGAGCCTGGTGGCGAGGAGCTGAGTCCGGAAGGAGAGCTCTGCCACGAGGACTACCCATCCCGAATGGCCCTCAAGAAGGAGAACTACTGTGGAGGATTCCTGGATGTGCCCCAGCATCCGTACTCCTGGTCCAAACCCAAGCCTTACCTCAG CCCTTCCCTGCCAGCGCTCGACTGGCAGCTTCCGTCCTGCTCTGGACCGTACAACCTCCAGATCGAGGTGCAGCCAAAGTCCCACCACAGGGCCCATTACGAGACCGAGGGCAGCCGCGGAGCCGTCAAGGCGCTGTCCGGAGGACACCCCGTCGTGCAG CTTTATGGCTACATGGAGAGCGAGCCGCTCACCCTGCAGCTGTTCATCGGGACCGCAGACGACCGCCTCCTGCGCCCGCATGCCTTCTACCAGGTCCACCGCATCACCGGCAAGACCGTCTCCACCGCCAGCCATGAAGTCATGCAATCCAACACCAAAATCCTGGAGATCCCTCTGCTGCCTGAAAACAACATGAGAGCCAT AATCGATTGCGCAGGAATCCTGAAGCTGCGCAACTCAGACATCGAGCTTCGCAAAGGAGAGACGGACATCGGGCGCAAAAACACCCGGGTCAGGCTGGTGTTCCGGGTCCACATCAACCAACCCAACGGCCGGACGCTGTCCCTGCAGGCCGCGTCCAACCCCATCGAGTGCT CCCAGCGCTCGGCTCAAGAGCTTCCCTTGGTGGAGAAGCAGAGTGTGGACAGCTACCCCGCCACCGGAGGCAAGATGATGCTCCTGTCCGGCCTCAACTTTCTCCCCGAGTCCAAGGTGGTGTTCGTGGAGAAGGCCCAGG ATGGCCATCATCTGTGGGAGACGGAAGCCAAAGTTGACAAGGACTCCGTCAAATCT AGCGCCCTTGTCGTGGAGATCCCTCCCTACAGAAACCAGAGAATATCCAGCCCGGTGCACGTCAACTTCTACGTCTGCAACggcaagaggaagaggagccagTACCAGCGCTTCACCTACCTGCCTCCCAACG